The Tissierellales bacterium genomic interval AGAGGAAATTCCGAAAACTTCGCTTCCATCGCCAGAAGATGTTTTAAAAGGTATAAGTGATTTAGAGGCGCAAGGTTATACAGATGTTATTGGTTTGTTTATATCTAGTGGCTTGAGTGGAACGTTTAATGTTGTGAGAAATATTGCTGAACAGTATAAAGGACCTATGAATATTAGAATCATAGATAGTTTTCAAGTTTCTATGGGCTTAGGATATACTGTATGGGAAGCCGCTAAAACTGCAGCTAGTGAAGTAGAAGTGGATGAAGTAATTGAAGTAATTAAGAAAACTTTGAAATTGATACAGGTTGATTTTGTTGTTGGAACGCTTGATCATTTAAGAAAAGGTGGAAGAATAAGTCACTTCAGTGGAACCGTGGGTGAACTATTGCAAGTAAAACCTATATTGACGATACAAGATGGTAGTATTGAAACTGTCAAAAAAGTCAATGGACGTAAAAAGTCTATACGAATGCTTTTGGAAAAAACGGATGAGGACAAAAAAAGAATTCCACAATATATTTCTGTATTGCATGCAAATGCAAAAAAAGAAGCAGTTTTAGTAAAAGAAACATTGCTAGAAAA includes:
- a CDS encoding DegV family protein; its protein translation is MSKIAILTDSSCDLSAEYISELPIKVIPLRIVFEEKEYRDKIEITSDEIYEKMVEEIPKTSLPSPEDVLKGISDLEAQGYTDVIGLFISSGLSGTFNVVRNIAEQYKGPMNIRIIDSFQVSMGLGYTVWEAAKTAASEVEVDEVIEVIKKTLKLIQVDFVVGTLDHLRKGGRISHFSGTVGELLQVKPILTIQDGSIETVKKVNGRKKSIRMLLEKTDEDKKRIPQYISVLHANAKKEAVLVKETLLEKYPEALVSVEEISAVVGVHTGPGLIGLVFY